A window of Acinonyx jubatus isolate Ajub_Pintada_27869175 chromosome E4, VMU_Ajub_asm_v1.0, whole genome shotgun sequence contains these coding sequences:
- the NTRK1 gene encoding high affinity nerve growth factor receptor encodes MLRGGRGPRGGHGRAAGPGSLLAWLMLASAGAAPCADVCCPHGPSGLRCTRAGALESLRRLPGAENLTELYIENQERLRHLEPSDLRGLGELRGLTIVKSGLRFVAPDVFHFTPRLSRLNLSFNALESLSWKTVQGLSLQELVLSGNPLRCSCALHWLLRWEEEGLGGVRAQRLQCPGQGPLALLSNASCGVPVLKVQTPNASVNVGDDVLLQCQVEGRGLEQAGWILTELEESATVTQSGALPSLGLTLANVTSDLNRKNVTCWAENDVGRAEVSVQVNVSFPASVQLHAAVELHHWCIPFSVDGQPAPSLRWLFNGSVLNETSFIFTEFLEPAANETVRHGCLRLNQPTHVNNGNYTLLAANPFGRAAASVLAAFMDNPFEFNPEDPIPVSFSPVDSNSTSGDPVEKKDETPFGVSVAVGLAVFACLLLSAFFLVLNKCGRRNKFGINRTAVLAPEDGLAMSLHFMTLGGSSLSPTEGKGSGLQGHIIENPQYFSDACVHHIKRRDIVLKWELGEGAFGKVFLAECYNLLPEQDKMLVAVKALKEVSESARQDFQREAQLLTVLQHQHIVRFFGVCTEGRPLLMVFEYMRHGDLNRFLRSHGPDAKLLAGREDVAPGPLGLSQLLAVASQVAAGMVYLAGLHFVHRDLATRNCLVGQGLVVKIGDFGMSRDIYSTDYYRVGGRTMLPIRWMPPESILYRKFTTESVVWSFGVVLWEIFTYGKQPWYQLSNTEAIECITQGRELERPRACPPEVYAIMRGCWQREPQQRHSIKEVHARLQALAQAPPVYLDVLG; translated from the exons ctACATCGAGAACCAAGAGCGGCTGCGGCATCTGGAGCCCAGTGACCTGAGGGGCCTGGGGGAGCTGAGAGGCCT CACCATCGTGAAGAGCGGGCTCCGTTTCGTGGCACCAGATGTCTTCCATTTTACTCCTCGGCTCAGTCGCCT GAATCTCTCCTTTAACGCTTTGGAGTCTCTCTCCTGGAAAACCGTCCAGGGCCTGTCGCTGCAGGAGCT AGTCCTGTCGGGGAACCCTCTGCGCTGTTCTTGTGCCCTGCATTGGCTGCTGcgctgggaggaggagggcctGGGCGGAGTTCGTGCACAGAGGCTGCAGTGTCCCGGGCAGGGGCCCCTGGCCCTCTTGTCCAATGCCAGCTGCG GCGTGCCCGTGCTGAAGGTCCAGACGCCCAATGCCTCCGTGAACGTGGGGGACGATGTGTTGCTACAATGCCaggtggaggggcggggcctggagcAAGCTGGCTGGATCCTCACGGAGCTGGAGGAGTCGGCCACGGTGACG CAATCTGGGGCTCTGCCATCCCTGGGGCTGACCCTGGCCAATGTCACCAGTGACCTCAACAGGAAGAATGTGACATGCTGGGCGGAGAATGATGTGGGCCGGGCTGAAGTCTCCGTGCAGGTCAACGTGTCCT TCCCGGCCAGCGTGCAGCTGCATGCCGCCGTAGAGCTGCACCACTGGTGCATCCCCTTCTCGGTGGACGGGCAGCCGGCGCCCTCCCTGCGCTGGCTCTTCAACGGCTCGGTGCTCAACGAGACGAGCTTCATCTTCACGGAGTTCCTGGAGCCGGCGGCCAACGAGACCGTGCGGCACGGCTGCCTGCGCCTCAACCAGCCCACCCACGTCAACAACGGCAACTACACGCTGCTGGCCGCCAACCCCTTTGGCCGGGCCGCCGCCTCCGTGCTGGCGGCCTTCATGGACAACCCGTTCGAGTTCAACCCCGAGGACCCCATCCCCG TCTCCTTCTCGCCGGTGG ACTCGAACAGCACGTCCGGAGACCCAGTGGAGAAAAAGGACGAAACCCCTTTTGGG gtcTCAGTGGCCGTGGGCCTGGCCGTCTttgcctgcctcctcctctctgccttcttccttgtACTCAACAAATGTGGACGGAGGAACAAGTTTGGGATCAACC GCACAGCTGTCCTGGCTCCAGAGGACGGACTGGCCATGTCCCTGCATTTCATGACATTAGGTGGCAGCTCCTTGTCCCCCACTGAGGGCaaaggctctgggctccaaggcCACATCATTGAGAACCCACAATACTTCAGTGATGCCT GTGTTCACCACATCAAGCGCAGGGACATTGTGCTCAAGTGGGAGCTGGGCGAGGGCGCCTTCGGGAAGGTCTTCCTGGCCGAATGCTACAACCTGCTGCCGGAGCAGGACAAGATGCTGGTGGCCGTCAAG GCGCTGAAGGAGGTGTCCGAGAGCGCCAGGCAGGACTTCCAGCGGGAGGCCCAGCTGCTCACCGTGCTCCAGCACCAGCACATTGTGCGCTTCTTCGGGGTCTGCACCGAGGGCCGCCCGCTGCTCATGGTCTTTGAGTACATGCGCCACGGCGACCTCAACCGCTTCCTCCG GTCCCACGGGCCCGACGCCAAGTTGCTGGCTGGCAGGGAGGACGTGGCTCCGGGCCCCCTGGGCCTGTCCCAGCTGCTGGCCGTGGCTAGCCAGGTCGCTGCCGGGATGGTGTACCTGGCGGGTCTGCACTTCGTGCATCGGGACCTGGCCACGCGCAACTGTCTGGTGGGTCAGGGACTAGTGGTCAAGATCGGCGACTTCGGCATGAGCAGGGACATCTACAGCACCGACTATTACCGA GTGGGGGGCCGCACCATGCTCCCCATCCGCTGGATGCCCCCCGAGAGCATCCTCTACCGCAAGTTCACCACCGAGAGCGTCGTGTGGAGCTTCGGCGTGGTGCTCTGGGAGATCTTCACCTACGGCAAACAGCCCTGGTACCAGCTCTCCAACACCGAG GCGATCGAGTGCATCACGCAGGGGCGCGAGCTGGAGCGGCCCCGGGCCTGCCCACCGGAGGTCTACGCCATCATGCGGGGCTGCTGGCAGCGGGAGCCACAGCAACGCCACAGCATCAAGGAGGTGCACGCCCGGCTGCAGGCCCTGGCCCAGGCGCCTCCTGTCTACTTGGACGTCCTGGGCTAG